The region TCCATGTCCCAACCCGAACAGGCCTTCTATTTAATTATGCAACTTATATTCAATTGCAAAAATGCAATAAAGCATCTGTATTTTTTATTCTCACGTTATTAACTTAGATATTAATGTTTGATACAACCAAATCTCATTAAAATATATTGCAACCATTTTTCACAGCAACCCACGGGTATCATCTAGTTATATAGAGCGCGACATGTCTAAGAGCTACTACGGCTAAATAATTAAAGATACAATTAACGGCCTAGTAATGACCAACTGTTTCTACTTGCATTTGATTACGTAGGATAACTTTTCTAAAGTTCCTGAACTTCTTTTTCAAGatgatgaatatttttcaaatttgtgatttttaTTTCAAAATCAATGGACTTTTCCagatttgtgaacatttttcaaattaatGAAATTTTTATGAATTCATGATCTTTTATTTTTAAAAccgtgaacttttttcaagattatgatttttttttattgcatgaacttttttgaattcatgaacttccTGAAAAAGAAATAAACAGTCAACGTGGTCTCTGGTAAACGGTCCACAGCGAATGCTCAATTAGGACCCGACCAAACCAAGGTTTTTAATAGAAAAAAACCCGGGCAAACTGAGTGAACCAGGGAAACAAAAAACCAGGCGAACCAGGGCCCTTTTTTTTCTTAAGCGAGCGAGTTTTTTTTTAAGGAACACCTGTAATTTTATTTAAGAAAGACCAAGCGAACCCAGGCTTTGGTTTGTTCATTTATGTTGAGAGGTAAAAATCGGAGATGGAGACGAAGACGAAGAGAGTTTTCGGGTTCTATTTCAGACCAAATCTTGTTCAGTTACAACTCCCAGCTAAACAGCTACCACGCACATGGGCCGTCTACTAGCACCAGTTTCTACACTGCAAAGCAAAGGGCCAGACAAGGTGGAAATCCCTCCCTAGATCGGCTCACCGCTTCTTCCTCTGCGGCCTCTTTGCCGCAACCACAGTCTCTTCCTTGTCTGGCGAGCCTTCATCGTCAACGTCTGAAGAACGGCCTTCTTTCTTTGATGGGCCCTTTGCTGGTCGCTTCCTCCCCCTATTGGCGGGATTCGACTCTTCATCTTCGTCTCCGCCCTCCTCGTGATCATCAGCACGAGTATTACCCACTTTCTTCGGTCGGGCCTTCGCCCCCTTGGCTCTTCGCTTTGCTGgttcatcatcttcttcctcttcatcgacAGCCATCTTCTGTGCCGCCTTCCCCCCTTCCTTCGGAGCAGCCTTCTGGCCTTTCTTGGATGTTTTGCCCACATTTTCCTCTGCATTGTCTCTGCCTTTCTTTGACCTGTTTGCTGCCGCAGCATCAGCCCCATCCAGCATCTGCAGCTCTGGAACGTACGCCGACGTCTGAACAAACAACACCATGAGTCAGAAAAGAACACAGCAAGTCTGAAAAAAACATAGCACGCAAAATGAAAGCCATAGTACAGTGAGCTCAGTCTGAAGCTTACCCTGCCGCCTACTGTAACAAAGTCGATTTTCTTCCCTGCATGCAGCAAATGCAACACTCAATACTGATAGACAACTAGGACGTGCTGTATGCACCAGAAAAGAATAGAGAAGAGGAAGAGTAAATTATCGGACCATCCACAAAGGCCTTGCCGGGCTTCTTCTCCCTAGAATGGAATATCCAGTTCTCTGGAAATTCGTTGCTATCAGCACCAACTTCGACAGACTTTTCAATCACCTATTGAGAATTGCCAAAGTCAGGCAAATAATGTGATTACCATGTACAAAATTGTCACCATAATATCATGCACAAGGAGAGGTAAAGATAACTGCAAGCCATGCTAGAAATGTCACTAGTTTTCTTTCACGGGGATCAAGTATTGTACAGGCAAATAAAGCAGACTCCTACAGTTTTAATTCAACCCAAGCCTCTGTGCAAGCACATGCACAAGCATAACAAAGTAAGTGGCAGAAAATATTACCAAGTCACTCGAATTTTCTGAAATTTGTTTGATGTCAGTATGTGATTAGTGTATATAGTACATAAAAAGGTTACTCTTGCATGCTAACTGCTTTACAGGACAAGAAACAAACATCCAAATTTTACTATTTTGTATAACCTTATTTTTTGGGAAAATTTATAAAAATTACTGTGGGAAGAGCTTCCTACAGTTTTGGGTGAAAAAAAATGTCTTTCACTATTTTGCAGCTGAAATCCATTTCCAGAAAAGGTCAAAGGTCAACACCGCAGGCCAACCGCAGTTCACGGACTAACCTCTTTGATGCACCGATGGAGTGCCTTGCACTTCTCCTTGGATATCTTCGATGAAG is a window of Triticum dicoccoides isolate Atlit2015 ecotype Zavitan chromosome 2B, WEW_v2.0, whole genome shotgun sequence DNA encoding:
- the LOC119361754 gene encoding formamidopyrimidine-DNA glycosylase-like; amino-acid sequence: MPELPEVEAARLALEEHCVGKRIVRCSAAEDTKVIDGVAPSRLEAALVGRTIAAARRKGKNLWLLLDSPPSPSFQFGMAGAIYIKGVELRKYKRSAVSPTEEWPSKYSKLFVELDDGLEFSFTDKRRFAKIRLLDNPEAVPPISELGPDALCEPMQLDDFVQSFGRKNAPIKSLLLDQSFISGIGNWMADEVLYQARIHPMQTSSKISKEKCKALHRCIKEVIEKSVEVGADSNEFPENWIFHSREKKPGKAFVDGKKIDFVTVGGRTSAYVPELQMLDGADAAAANRSKKGRDNAEENVGKTSKKGQKAAPKEGGKAAQKMAVDEEEEDDEPAKRRAKGAKARPKKVGNTRADDHEEGGDEDEESNPANRGRKRPAKGPSKKEGRSSDVDDEGSPDKEETVVAAKRPQRKKR